One part of the Archangium lipolyticum genome encodes these proteins:
- the dapA gene encoding 4-hydroxy-tetrahydrodipicolinate synthase encodes MKTFEGSMTALATPFREGALDEASYRALVRQQIAGGTSVLIPMGTTGEAVTMTPEERFRAIRVVVEEAAGRVQVVGGAGSNSTAEAIEGVKRVREAGADGTLIVTPYYNKPTQAGMVEHFKAIAKAHPGFPIIAYNVPGRTGVDLLPETALRLCDLPEVVAIKEATGNMARTVDLVEKCGERLTLLSGDDFTVLPFIACGGKGVISVSSNVAPRMMADLVAAARAGQLARAQELQVRMNELHKLLFIESSPIPVKWALHKLGLFGPELRLPLVPMTEPNAKKLEAELRKLGLLQG; translated from the coding sequence ATGAAGACCTTCGAAGGCTCGATGACCGCGCTGGCCACCCCGTTCCGGGAGGGCGCGCTCGACGAGGCCTCCTACCGGGCGCTCGTGCGTCAGCAGATCGCCGGGGGAACGAGCGTGCTCATTCCCATGGGCACGACCGGTGAGGCCGTGACGATGACCCCCGAGGAGCGCTTCCGCGCCATCCGCGTGGTGGTGGAGGAGGCGGCGGGCCGGGTGCAGGTGGTGGGCGGCGCGGGCTCCAACAGCACCGCGGAGGCCATCGAAGGTGTGAAGCGCGTCCGCGAGGCCGGCGCGGACGGCACGCTCATCGTCACGCCCTACTACAACAAGCCCACCCAGGCGGGCATGGTGGAGCACTTCAAGGCCATCGCGAAGGCGCACCCGGGCTTCCCCATCATCGCCTACAACGTGCCGGGCCGTACCGGCGTGGACCTGCTGCCCGAGACGGCCCTGCGGCTGTGCGACCTTCCCGAGGTGGTGGCCATCAAGGAAGCCACGGGGAACATGGCTCGCACCGTGGACCTGGTGGAGAAGTGCGGCGAGCGCCTGACGCTCCTGTCCGGTGATGACTTCACCGTGCTGCCCTTCATCGCCTGCGGCGGCAAGGGCGTCATCTCGGTGTCCTCCAACGTGGCTCCGCGGATGATGGCGGACCTGGTGGCCGCCGCTCGCGCCGGACAGCTCGCCCGCGCCCAGGAGCTCCAGGTGCGGATGAACGAGCTGCACAAGCTGCTGTTCATCGAGAGCAGCCCCATCCCCGTGAAGTGGGCCCTGCACAAGCTGGGGCTCTTCGGGCCGGAGCTGCGCCTGCCCCTGGTTCCCATGACCGAGCCCAACGCGAAGAAGCTGGAGGCCGAGCTGCGCAAGCTGGGGTTGCTCCAGGGTTGA
- the dapB gene encoding 4-hydroxy-tetrahydrodipicolinate reductase, which produces MIRTVITGVSGRMGSTLLRLVRDSKDLELAGATSRKGSASVGQDVGQAARLGTLGVSVGDDLGRVLDASRAQVVIDFTSAEASVAHARQCAERGVAMVIGSTGFTPESRAEVAASAKSIPVVLAPNTSVGVNVVIRMAAELARVLGDGYDVDVLEAHHRMKKDAPSGTALKLAEVLASALGRGQEDLTFARHGQIGARPKQEIGVQTLRGGDVVGEHTVYFFGEGERIELTHRATSRDQFGLGALRAARWVTGRAPGLYDMADVLGFQRTP; this is translated from the coding sequence ATGATCCGCACCGTCATTACCGGAGTCTCTGGCCGCATGGGTAGCACCCTGCTGCGCCTCGTTCGCGACTCCAAGGACCTCGAGCTGGCCGGCGCCACCTCGCGCAAGGGCTCCGCCTCCGTGGGACAGGACGTGGGTCAGGCCGCGCGCCTGGGGACGCTTGGTGTCTCCGTGGGCGATGACCTCGGCCGTGTGCTCGACGCATCGCGAGCCCAGGTGGTCATCGACTTCACCAGCGCGGAGGCCAGCGTGGCCCATGCGCGCCAGTGCGCCGAGCGCGGTGTGGCCATGGTCATCGGCTCCACGGGCTTCACCCCCGAGTCCCGCGCCGAGGTGGCCGCCAGCGCGAAGTCCATTCCCGTGGTGCTCGCCCCCAACACCTCCGTGGGTGTGAACGTGGTCATCCGCATGGCCGCCGAGCTCGCCCGGGTGCTGGGTGACGGCTACGACGTGGACGTGCTCGAGGCCCACCACCGGATGAAGAAGGACGCGCCCTCGGGCACGGCGTTGAAGCTGGCCGAGGTGCTCGCCTCGGCGCTGGGACGCGGGCAGGAGGACCTGACCTTCGCCCGGCATGGGCAGATTGGCGCGCGTCCGAAGCAGGAGATCGGTGTGCAGACGCTGCGCGGCGGGGACGTCGTGGGCGAGCACACCGTGTACTTCTTCGGTGAGGGCGAGCGCATCGAGCTCACCCACCGGGCCACGAGCAGGGACCAGTTCGGACTCGGGGCGCTGAGGGCGGCGCGCTGGGTGACGGGCCGGGCGCCGGGGCTCTACGACATGGCCGACGTGCTCGGCTTCCAGAGGACGCCATGA
- a CDS encoding fumarylacetoacetate hydrolase family protein, protein MTTRYCRFQHEGRAQYGRIEGEEVVVLSGAPWAGGEDTGRRVALGAVSLLVPSEASKVVCIGQNYRKHAEEMGKPVPPEPLIFMKPSTALNAHRSPIRIPKASQEVHYEAELGLLIGERLKNADEATAARAIWGLTCINDVTARDIQRREVQHTRAKSYDTFACAGPWAVTGLSPADLRILCRVNGQVKQDSRTSDMIFGPARLVSFISHIMTLLPGDLVSTGTPSGVGRLAAGDTVEVELEGIGTLANPVEMEP, encoded by the coding sequence ATGACGACGCGTTATTGCCGTTTCCAGCATGAGGGCCGTGCGCAGTACGGCCGCATCGAGGGTGAAGAGGTGGTGGTGCTCTCCGGCGCGCCGTGGGCCGGAGGGGAGGACACGGGCCGGCGCGTGGCGCTGGGCGCGGTGTCGCTGCTGGTGCCCTCCGAGGCCTCCAAGGTGGTGTGCATCGGGCAGAACTACCGCAAGCACGCGGAGGAGATGGGCAAGCCCGTCCCTCCCGAGCCCCTCATCTTCATGAAGCCCTCCACGGCGCTCAACGCGCACCGCTCGCCCATCCGGATTCCCAAGGCGAGCCAGGAGGTGCACTACGAGGCGGAGCTGGGGCTGCTCATCGGCGAGCGGCTGAAGAACGCCGACGAGGCCACCGCCGCCCGGGCCATCTGGGGTCTCACCTGCATCAACGACGTGACGGCGCGCGACATCCAGCGCCGCGAGGTGCAGCACACCCGCGCCAAGAGCTACGACACCTTCGCCTGCGCGGGCCCCTGGGCCGTCACCGGCCTGTCCCCGGCGGACCTGCGCATCCTCTGCCGCGTCAACGGGCAGGTGAAGCAGGACAGCCGTACCTCGGACATGATCTTCGGCCCCGCCCGGCTGGTGTCCTTCATCTCCCACATCATGACCCTCCTGCCGGGCGACCTGGTGAGCACGGGGACTCCCTCGGGCGTGGGCCGGTTGGCCGCTGGGGATACGGTGGAAGTGGAGTTGGAGGGAATCGGGACCCTGGCCAATCCTGTTGAGATGGAGCCTTGA
- the folK gene encoding 2-amino-4-hydroxy-6-hydroxymethyldihydropteridine diphosphokinase, which translates to MSATVYVGLGSNQGDREAQLVSALEALSRIDAVAVLRCSSLFESAPVGPPQPRYLNAVVALECGLPPQRLLCILKQIEKDMGRRLDGPRWGPRPIDLDILLWEGEVVADPNLQVPHLELHKRRFALEPLAELAPEAEHPVLGMSVVELLAQLAPQDVQRCPATQWPETLSPVIES; encoded by the coding sequence TTGAGCGCCACTGTCTACGTAGGGCTGGGCTCCAATCAGGGAGACCGCGAAGCCCAACTCGTCTCCGCCCTGGAGGCGCTGTCCCGAATCGATGCAGTGGCCGTCCTGCGCTGCTCCTCCCTTTTCGAGAGCGCCCCGGTGGGGCCTCCCCAGCCTCGCTACCTCAACGCCGTGGTGGCGCTGGAGTGCGGGCTGCCTCCCCAGCGGCTGCTCTGCATCCTGAAGCAGATCGAAAAGGACATGGGCCGCCGTCTGGACGGTCCACGCTGGGGTCCGCGCCCCATCGACCTGGACATCCTCCTGTGGGAGGGTGAGGTCGTGGCGGATCCCAACCTGCAGGTGCCGCACCTGGAATTGCACAAGCGCCGCTTCGCCCTGGAGCCCCTGGCCGAGCTCGCCCCCGAGGCCGAGCACCCGGTGCTGGGTATGTCGGTGGTGGAGCTGCTCGCCCAGCTGGCGCCGCAGGACGTACAACGGTGCCCGGCCACCCAGTGGCCCGAAACCCTTTCTCCCGTGATCGAGTCATGA
- a CDS encoding tetratricopeptide repeat protein encodes MTLSLALAAAALLTAEPTNLPAGHPTLGSDAQPPASSGAVMDGHPPMTGRAPPTAEELLQQLDGMQGLREREKTFEIASSLGKLYYTNGRPSDAVSYFLQAEEKAKATRELFLAQRKKLGKGAVPSAEEANCGFSVETPVEQMGATAAERAKKGDTAGAVACARAALQPVLEVESMRGNALFLSGDAEGALKVYERVLEVSPSFADALFGRSALLYETRGEDVKALQSARDGFEAFLAAHPDSTRSALARKLSRLADDAVKAGGMKKMLASRTEDRRIRVSKLDLSPKPMMGQGPMAGAGGPMAGGTAGASAPTISQETMQAMQDVERTPELEAQLDQTVAQGEELLAKGRFDEALQSYRQVMPLRPDGRVKAGLAWTLIGLGKPTADRVWGVAVESDPAAVDKLGETLKAKGDLKGAKALWSKLAASAPGYAAQVSLQAKLSQ; translated from the coding sequence ATGACCCTCTCCCTGGCCCTGGCCGCCGCGGCCCTCCTCACCGCCGAGCCCACCAACCTGCCCGCCGGGCATCCGACCCTCGGCTCGGACGCACAGCCCCCCGCCTCCTCGGGCGCGGTGATGGACGGGCACCCGCCGATGACGGGCCGTGCGCCGCCCACCGCCGAGGAGCTGCTCCAGCAGCTCGATGGCATGCAGGGCCTGCGCGAGCGGGAGAAGACGTTCGAGATCGCCTCGTCGCTCGGCAAGCTCTACTACACGAACGGGCGGCCCTCGGATGCCGTCTCCTATTTCCTCCAGGCGGAGGAGAAGGCGAAGGCCACGCGCGAGCTCTTCCTGGCGCAGCGCAAGAAGCTGGGCAAGGGAGCGGTGCCATCCGCGGAGGAGGCCAACTGTGGCTTCTCGGTGGAGACGCCGGTGGAGCAGATGGGGGCCACGGCGGCGGAGCGTGCGAAGAAGGGTGACACCGCGGGTGCGGTGGCCTGCGCGCGCGCGGCGCTGCAGCCGGTGCTCGAGGTGGAGTCGATGCGCGGCAACGCGCTGTTCCTCTCCGGGGACGCCGAGGGCGCGCTGAAGGTGTACGAGCGGGTGCTGGAGGTGTCGCCCTCGTTCGCGGACGCGCTCTTCGGGCGCTCGGCGCTGCTGTACGAGACGCGGGGCGAGGACGTGAAGGCGCTGCAGTCCGCGCGCGATGGCTTCGAGGCCTTCCTCGCGGCGCACCCGGACTCGACGCGCTCGGCACTGGCGCGCAAGCTGAGCCGCCTGGCGGATGACGCGGTGAAGGCGGGCGGCATGAAGAAGATGCTGGCCTCGCGCACCGAGGATCGGCGCATCCGGGTGTCCAAGCTCGACCTGTCGCCGAAGCCGATGATGGGGCAGGGGCCGATGGCGGGTGCGGGTGGCCCGATGGCGGGTGGGACGGCCGGAGCGTCGGCGCCGACGATCTCGCAAGAGACGATGCAGGCGATGCAGGACGTGGAGCGCACGCCGGAGCTCGAGGCGCAGCTGGACCAGACGGTGGCGCAGGGCGAGGAGCTGCTGGCGAAGGGCCGCTTCGACGAGGCGCTACAGTCCTACCGGCAGGTGATGCCGCTGCGTCCGGACGGGCGGGTGAAGGCGGGCCTGGCGTGGACGCTGATCGGCCTGGGCAAGCCCACGGCGGACCGGGTGTGGGGAGTGGCGGTGGAGTCGGATCCGGCGGCGGTGGACAAGCTGGGAGAGACGCTGAAGGCGAAGGGAGACCTGAAGGGAGCGAAGGCGCTCTGGTCGAAGCTGGCGGCCTCGGCGCCGGGCTACGCGGCGCAGGTATCCCTGCAGGCCAAGCTGAGCCAGTAA
- a CDS encoding KpsF/GutQ family sugar-phosphate isomerase has translation MARASRSTARKPRLRALPGPATPSPAPSRDEREATLAYARSVLEAEAQAILGLMGRLGDSFLRALELVRDCPGQTVVTGIGKAGLIGQKLSATLASTGVRSVFLHPTEAVHGDLGRVGRGDVILALSNSGATEELVRLLPSFKRLGAPVIALTGDAESPLARGADVVLDIGRIEEACPMGMVPTASTAALHAIGDALAMAVMRARPFSSNEYALLHPGGKIGRSVMRVFELMRSGSANPIVRDSAKLSEAVVVMTNTPGRPGATNVVDRQGRLVGIFTDGDLRRLVERGETNFERPIREVMGKRPRCVGPEVLVLEATRLMREFRVDQLPVVDAEGKAVGLLDVQDLLAARYF, from the coding sequence ATGGCCCGAGCCTCCCGAAGCACCGCCCGGAAGCCCCGCCTCCGCGCCCTCCCCGGTCCAGCCACCCCCTCCCCCGCGCCCTCCCGCGACGAGCGCGAGGCCACCCTCGCCTACGCGCGCAGCGTGCTCGAGGCCGAGGCCCAGGCCATCCTCGGGCTGATGGGGCGGTTGGGTGACTCCTTCCTGCGCGCGCTCGAGCTGGTGCGCGACTGTCCGGGCCAGACGGTGGTGACGGGCATCGGCAAGGCGGGCCTCATCGGCCAGAAGCTGTCCGCCACGCTGGCCTCCACCGGTGTCCGCTCCGTCTTCCTCCACCCCACCGAGGCCGTGCACGGAGACCTGGGCCGCGTGGGCCGCGGGGACGTCATCCTCGCGCTCTCCAACAGCGGCGCCACCGAGGAGCTGGTTCGGCTGCTGCCCTCCTTCAAGCGGCTGGGCGCCCCCGTCATCGCCCTCACCGGCGACGCGGAGAGTCCCCTGGCCCGCGGCGCGGACGTGGTGCTGGACATCGGCCGCATCGAGGAGGCCTGCCCCATGGGCATGGTCCCCACCGCCTCCACCGCCGCCCTGCACGCCATCGGTGACGCGCTCGCCATGGCCGTGATGCGCGCCCGGCCCTTCTCCTCCAACGAGTACGCCCTGCTCCACCCCGGCGGGAAGATCGGCCGCTCCGTCATGCGCGTCTTCGAGCTGATGCGCTCCGGCTCCGCCAACCCCATCGTCCGCGACTCCGCGAAGCTCTCCGAGGCCGTGGTGGTGATGACCAACACCCCCGGCCGACCGGGTGCGACCAACGTCGTCGACCGCCAGGGCCGCCTCGTGGGCATCTTCACGGATGGGGATTTGCGCCGGCTCGTCGAGCGCGGGGAGACGAACTTCGAGCGCCCCATCCGCGAGGTGATGGGCAAGCGGCCACGGTGCGTGGGCCCAGAGGTTCTGGTGCTCGAGGCCACCAGGCTCATGCGCGAGTTCCGCGTGGACCAGCTCCCCGTCGTGGACGCCGAGGGCAAGGCCGTGGGCCTGCTCGACGTCCAGGATCTGCTCGCCGCACGGTACTTCTAG
- the fsa gene encoding fructose-6-phosphate aldolase, with translation MKFFIDTADVEEIRKAHAMGVLDGVTTNPSLLAKVGRGLEETIREICSIVDGPVSAECVSADAPELIKEGKGLAKIHDNVVVKIPMGVEGLKAVKALTAEGIRTNVTLCFSANQALLAAKAGATYISPFVGRLDDISQDGMELIAHIIEIYQNYDFTTQVLVASVRNPVHVLQAARMGADVATLPYSVIAQLAQHPLTDIGIKKFLADWEKVPKSAKP, from the coding sequence ATGAAGTTCTTCATCGACACCGCCGACGTCGAGGAGATCCGCAAGGCCCATGCGATGGGCGTGCTGGATGGAGTCACCACCAACCCGTCGCTGCTGGCCAAGGTGGGCCGGGGCCTGGAGGAGACCATCCGGGAGATCTGCTCCATCGTGGATGGACCCGTGAGCGCCGAGTGCGTCTCCGCCGACGCGCCCGAGCTCATCAAGGAGGGCAAGGGGCTCGCCAAGATTCATGACAACGTGGTGGTGAAGATTCCCATGGGCGTGGAGGGCCTCAAGGCCGTCAAGGCGCTCACCGCCGAGGGCATCCGCACCAACGTGACGCTGTGCTTCTCCGCCAACCAGGCGCTGCTGGCCGCCAAGGCGGGGGCCACCTACATCTCGCCGTTCGTGGGCCGCCTGGACGACATCTCCCAGGACGGGATGGAGCTCATCGCCCACATCATTGAAATCTACCAGAACTACGACTTCACCACGCAGGTGCTGGTGGCGAGCGTGCGCAACCCGGTGCACGTGCTGCAGGCGGCGCGCATGGGCGCGGACGTGGCCACGCTGCCCTACAGCGTCATCGCCCAGCTGGCCCAGCACCCGCTCACCGACATCGGCATCAAGAAGTTCCTGGCCGACTGGGAGAAGGTGCCCAAGTCCGCCAAGCCGTAG
- a CDS encoding Ig-like domain-containing protein: MHRLLKLTGALALVLGTTACPGIFGGDDEEGEPLLQVSARPTRIDDKGQVATLTVSATDAKEEPGTGSVELTAAAGLLGDGQTTVTLTLDETGTATTTFKCDKALDSNCKGAVSIEGKWSGTTAKTTVTVGSTVVTPDAGTGDAGTGDAGTDGGFDGGVTTVFSIDIAFSKPVVVANTGDQTTVTVTAIRNSTSAPVADGTPITFTSDKGSFQPTPGVKSITVNTTSGGKASAPLYVANDTPGQARITATVENETKAAQYSFLSVSSVTYVPTTATKALLGLESSGRETTTPITFKVLNANAQPVPGIDVSFEVSGAAGASVTPSGTTDAQGQVSTTLRSGNTVGVAIVRAVVTATRSSTPSVDANHTGTPIVGGKPSDRGLTVDCVRKNLGALHATPPPRKGINTNCTAKLVDRFGNPVGLATPVQWYPEAGSISSPVNSKPQAGSTPAAGTGEAVTVFNTDGAFPPYPVTPLTGEKYDGSATNPNDPNPRDMAVTVIAVVAGEEEFADGSGTTTVKNGRWDPGEWFVDLGEPLVDRNDNGVWDPGEDFIDTERIDCADPSKPATRNGSWDGPNGCWDGNTQIWRAIHLVYTGPLASNHLVFKPYSDNYFVPVEGQIEVDFIWGDAYYNRMSTDGANFSVVKVSGSRGSAELASAGGVGAFDYGGFNIDYNTRVATTQADGSLQIGGTCDTGAAMPGPVPSTPPVKVRCVRTVDYNFNGVANGNYGTIRMKGGTAPAKPTPGTVELRATHSFSASPAAALQATFE; this comes from the coding sequence ATGCATCGATTGTTGAAACTCACTGGCGCCCTGGCGCTGGTGCTGGGAACCACCGCCTGTCCGGGAATCTTCGGAGGGGATGACGAAGAAGGGGAGCCACTGCTCCAGGTAAGCGCCAGGCCCACCCGCATCGATGACAAGGGACAGGTCGCCACCCTCACCGTCAGCGCAACCGACGCCAAGGAAGAGCCGGGCACGGGCAGCGTGGAACTGACGGCCGCCGCCGGCCTGCTGGGCGATGGCCAGACCACCGTCACGCTGACGCTCGACGAGACCGGCACCGCCACCACCACCTTCAAGTGTGACAAGGCCCTGGACTCCAACTGCAAGGGCGCCGTGAGCATCGAGGGCAAGTGGAGCGGCACTACCGCCAAGACGACGGTGACGGTGGGCAGCACCGTCGTGACGCCGGACGCTGGCACCGGTGACGCCGGCACCGGTGACGCCGGCACGGATGGCGGCTTCGACGGCGGAGTCACCACGGTGTTCAGCATCGACATCGCGTTCAGCAAGCCCGTCGTCGTGGCCAACACCGGAGACCAGACCACCGTCACCGTCACGGCCATCCGCAACTCGACCAGCGCCCCGGTGGCGGACGGCACGCCCATCACCTTCACCAGCGACAAGGGCTCGTTCCAGCCGACTCCCGGCGTGAAGAGCATCACCGTCAACACGACCTCGGGTGGCAAGGCCAGCGCGCCGCTCTACGTGGCCAACGACACGCCCGGCCAGGCGCGCATCACCGCCACCGTGGAGAACGAGACCAAGGCGGCGCAGTACTCCTTCCTGAGCGTCTCCTCCGTCACCTACGTGCCGACCACCGCCACCAAGGCGCTGCTGGGCCTGGAGTCGTCCGGACGTGAGACCACCACGCCCATCACCTTCAAGGTGCTCAACGCGAACGCCCAGCCCGTCCCGGGTATCGACGTGAGCTTCGAGGTGTCGGGCGCCGCCGGTGCGAGCGTCACCCCGTCGGGCACCACGGACGCCCAGGGCCAGGTGTCCACCACCCTGCGCTCGGGCAACACGGTGGGCGTGGCCATCGTCCGGGCCGTGGTCACCGCCACCCGCAGCTCCACCCCGAGCGTGGACGCCAACCACACCGGTACCCCCATCGTCGGTGGCAAGCCCTCGGATCGTGGCCTCACGGTGGACTGCGTCCGCAAGAACCTGGGCGCGCTCCATGCCACGCCCCCGCCGCGCAAGGGCATCAACACCAACTGCACGGCCAAGCTGGTGGACCGCTTCGGCAACCCCGTGGGCCTGGCCACGCCGGTGCAGTGGTACCCCGAGGCGGGCTCCATCAGCAGCCCCGTCAACTCCAAGCCCCAGGCGGGCAGCACGCCCGCCGCCGGCACCGGCGAGGCCGTCACCGTCTTCAACACCGATGGCGCCTTCCCGCCCTACCCCGTCACGCCCCTCACGGGCGAGAAGTACGACGGCAGCGCGACCAACCCGAACGATCCCAATCCCCGCGACATGGCGGTGACCGTCATCGCCGTGGTGGCCGGCGAGGAGGAGTTCGCCGACGGCTCCGGTACCACGACCGTGAAGAACGGCCGGTGGGATCCGGGCGAGTGGTTCGTGGACCTCGGCGAGCCGCTGGTGGACCGCAACGACAACGGCGTGTGGGACCCGGGCGAGGACTTCATCGACACCGAGCGCATCGACTGCGCCGATCCGAGCAAGCCCGCGACCCGCAACGGCAGTTGGGACGGCCCCAACGGCTGCTGGGATGGCAACACGCAGATCTGGCGCGCCATCCACCTCGTCTACACCGGGCCCCTGGCGAGCAACCACCTGGTGTTCAAGCCCTACTCCGACAACTACTTCGTGCCGGTGGAAGGCCAGATCGAAGTGGACTTCATCTGGGGTGACGCCTACTACAACCGGATGTCGACCGACGGCGCGAACTTCTCCGTCGTGAAGGTGTCCGGCAGCCGGGGTAGCGCCGAGCTCGCCAGCGCTGGCGGCGTCGGTGCCTTCGACTACGGCGGGTTCAACATCGACTACAACACGCGCGTGGCGACGACCCAGGCGGACGGCAGCCTGCAGATTGGCGGGACGTGTGACACGGGCGCGGCCATGCCGGGGCCGGTGCCGAGCACCCCTCCGGTGAAGGTCCGCTGCGTCCGGACGGTCGACTACAACTTCAACGGCGTCGCCAACGGCAACTACGGCACCATCCGCATGAAGGGCGGCACCGCGCCCGCCAAGCCGACCCCGGGCACCGTCGAGCTCCGGGCCACCCACAGCTTCTCGGCCTCGCCGGCCGCGGCCCTCCAGGCGACCTTCGAGTAG
- a CDS encoding acyl-CoA dehydrogenase family protein — MDFQLSESQRALQEMARKFAREVIRPKAAHHDETAEFPRSIIAAAWENGLLNMAIPEAYGGVGLSHLDQLLAYEELAWGCAGMATSITANDLANLPIIVGANEEQKKRLLTPFTEKFKLSSFCLTEPEAGSDVANMSTTAVRDGDHYVLNGSKCFITNGGHADQYTVFATVDKAKKHKGITCFVVEGRPKGLTVGKHENKMGQRASDTVALTFEDVRVPVNNRIGEEGEGWRIAMETLDNSRPITAILSVGIARAALEHSLEYSAQRKTFGKPIREHQGIQFMLADMAMNIQAARLLCHQSAWLLDEGQRASLQSSYAKCFAADMAMKVTTDAVQVYGGYGYIKEYPVEKLMRDAKLIQIYEGTSQVQRLVIARELFK; from the coding sequence ATGGACTTCCAGCTTTCCGAATCCCAGCGCGCCCTGCAGGAGATGGCGCGCAAGTTTGCTCGCGAGGTGATCCGCCCCAAGGCGGCCCACCACGACGAGACCGCGGAGTTCCCCCGGAGCATCATCGCCGCGGCCTGGGAGAACGGCCTGCTGAACATGGCCATCCCGGAGGCGTACGGCGGCGTGGGCCTGTCGCACCTGGACCAGCTCTTGGCTTATGAGGAACTGGCATGGGGCTGCGCGGGCATGGCCACCTCCATCACGGCCAATGACCTGGCCAACCTGCCCATCATCGTGGGCGCCAACGAGGAGCAGAAGAAGCGGCTGCTCACGCCCTTCACCGAGAAGTTCAAGCTCTCCTCGTTCTGCCTCACCGAGCCGGAGGCGGGCTCGGACGTGGCGAACATGAGCACCACCGCGGTGCGCGACGGGGACCACTACGTCCTCAACGGCTCCAAGTGCTTCATCACCAACGGCGGCCACGCGGACCAGTACACGGTGTTCGCCACCGTGGACAAGGCGAAGAAGCACAAGGGTATTACCTGCTTCGTGGTGGAGGGCCGTCCCAAGGGCCTCACCGTGGGCAAGCACGAGAACAAGATGGGCCAGCGCGCCAGCGACACCGTGGCGCTCACCTTCGAGGACGTGCGCGTCCCGGTGAACAACCGCATCGGCGAGGAGGGCGAGGGCTGGCGCATCGCCATGGAGACGCTGGACAACAGCCGTCCCATCACCGCCATCCTCTCGGTGGGCATCGCCCGCGCCGCGCTCGAGCACTCCCTGGAGTACTCCGCCCAGCGCAAGACGTTCGGCAAGCCCATCCGCGAGCACCAGGGCATCCAGTTCATGCTGGCCGACATGGCCATGAACATCCAGGCCGCGCGCCTGCTGTGCCACCAGAGCGCGTGGTTGCTGGATGAGGGCCAGCGCGCCAGCCTCCAGTCCTCCTACGCCAAGTGCTTCGCCGCCGACATGGCCATGAAGGTCACCACCGACGCCGTCCAGGTCTACGGCGGTTACGGCTACATCAAGGAATACCCGGTGGAGAAGCTCATGCGCGACGCCAAGCTCATCCAGATCTACGAGGGTACCAGCCAGGTGCAGCGCCTCGTGATCGCGCGCGAGCTGTTCAAGTAG
- a CDS encoding electron transfer flavoprotein subunit beta/FixA family protein, which produces MKILVTAKRVEDPESKIKVKPDGSGIVQEGLKYKINPFDEIGVEEGLRLVAKHGGEVVVVSIGGKEVQEQLRHALAMGAQRAVWVNHTGPLDQMGVAGLLQKVVEKEKPDLVVLGKQSIDDDQNQVGQYLAEYLGWGQATFASKVESLESEQEKNKVPALQMGADGKSVRVVREVDNGLATLECALPAVVTTDLRLNLPRYASLPGIMKAKSKPIEELTPQKLGVDVTPKVQVLKMAAPPPRKAGIKVPDVATLVDKLRNEAKVV; this is translated from the coding sequence GTGAAGATCCTCGTCACCGCCAAGCGCGTGGAAGACCCCGAGTCCAAGATCAAGGTGAAGCCGGACGGCTCGGGCATCGTTCAGGAGGGGCTCAAGTACAAGATCAACCCCTTCGATGAGATTGGCGTCGAGGAGGGACTGCGTCTCGTCGCCAAGCATGGCGGCGAGGTGGTGGTCGTCTCCATCGGCGGCAAGGAAGTTCAGGAGCAACTGCGGCACGCGCTGGCCATGGGTGCCCAGCGCGCGGTGTGGGTGAACCACACGGGCCCGTTGGACCAGATGGGCGTCGCCGGGCTGCTGCAGAAGGTGGTGGAGAAGGAGAAGCCGGACCTCGTCGTGCTGGGCAAGCAGTCCATCGACGACGACCAGAACCAGGTGGGCCAGTACCTGGCCGAGTACCTGGGCTGGGGCCAGGCCACGTTCGCCTCCAAGGTGGAGTCGCTGGAAAGCGAGCAGGAGAAGAACAAGGTGCCGGCGCTGCAGATGGGCGCGGACGGCAAGAGCGTGCGCGTGGTGCGCGAGGTGGACAACGGCCTGGCGACGCTCGAGTGCGCGCTGCCGGCGGTGGTCACCACGGACCTGCGCCTGAACCTGCCGCGCTACGCCAGCCTGCCGGGCATCATGAAGGCCAAGAGCAAGCCCATCGAGGAGCTGACGCCGCAGAAGCTGGGCGTGGACGTCACCCCGAAGGTGCAGGTGCTGAAGATGGCGGCGCCGCCTCCGCGCAAGGCGGGCATCAAGGTGCCGGACGTGGCGACGCTGGTGGACAAGCTGCGCAACGAGGCCAAGGTCGTCTGA